One genomic segment of Flavobacteriaceae bacterium includes these proteins:
- a CDS encoding peptidylprolyl isomerase produces the protein MKIKLVKLLFVSIVLLTTCKSKYDTLEDGVYADIKTKKGSIVLELYAKDVPMTVANFITLAEGTNSKVTDSLKGRRYYDGLKFHRVSKNFVIQGGDPLGNGLGGPGYKFHDEFPKDSTGNLLYRHDAGGVLSMANSGPSANGSQFFITHRAAPHLDGVHSIFGKVVTGQNVVDSIVKNDTITSITIIRKGKEAKSFDAARVFDEGIAQYEVLEKERLAKVEAEKEAFIATTNAQKAKAAKLASGLQIFTFEKGTGKKVKENTNTTIHYTLYLSDGKKIQSTVGQTPFTFNFSKRPMIAGFKEGLLKMKQGGKARLFIPYYLAYGERGGGPFPPKADIIFDIEVLKVE, from the coding sequence ATGAAAATTAAATTAGTCAAACTGCTTTTTGTAAGTATTGTTTTATTAACTACTTGCAAATCCAAATATGATACGTTAGAAGATGGCGTATATGCTGATATAAAAACAAAAAAGGGTTCTATTGTGTTGGAACTATATGCAAAAGATGTTCCCATGACCGTAGCCAATTTTATTACACTGGCAGAGGGAACAAATTCTAAAGTAACAGATTCATTAAAAGGTAGAAGATATTACGACGGACTGAAATTTCACAGGGTTTCTAAAAACTTTGTAATTCAGGGAGGAGATCCCTTGGGAAATGGATTGGGAGGTCCCGGATATAAATTTCATGACGAGTTTCCTAAGGATTCTACAGGTAATTTATTATACAGACACGATGCCGGAGGGGTTTTATCTATGGCAAATTCCGGGCCGTCTGCCAATGGAAGTCAATTTTTTATTACACACAGAGCTGCACCTCATCTGGATGGAGTACATTCTATTTTTGGAAAAGTAGTTACGGGTCAGAATGTTGTAGATAGCATCGTAAAGAACGATACAATTACTTCAATTACGATCATACGCAAAGGAAAGGAAGCTAAAAGTTTTGATGCAGCAAGAGTTTTTGATGAAGGAATTGCACAATATGAAGTTTTGGAAAAAGAAAGATTGGCTAAGGTTGAAGCTGAAAAAGAAGCATTTATAGCTACTACAAATGCACAAAAAGCAAAAGCTGCCAAATTAGCATCCGGTTTACAAATATTTACTTTTGAAAAAGGAACCGGTAAAAAAGTAAAAGAAAATACCAATACTACGATTCATTATACGCTATACCTGTCTGATGGAAAAAAGATCCAATCTACAGTAGGACAAACACCGTTTACTTTTAATTTTAGTAAAAGGCCCATGATAGCAGGTTTTAAAGAAGGCCTTTTAAAAATGAAACAAGGAGGTAAGGCACGTCTTTTTATTCCATATTACCTCGCTTACGGAGAACGGGGAGGCGGACCTTTTCCACCCAAAGCAGATATTATTTTTGATATAGAGGTTTTAAAAGTAGAGTAG
- the meaB gene encoding methylmalonyl Co-A mutase-associated GTPase MeaB has product MNKNRPSSLYEKDEVSKSKTTRIEAVKNVKLNRGKLPGIDDFVNRILNGDITFLSRAITLVESTNTKHQEKANRILEGCLPHAHHAVRIGITGVPGVGKSTFIESFGKYLTGIGKKVAVLAVDPSSSISKGSILGDKTRMETLVIDKNAFIRPSPSGISLGGVAQKTKESIILCEAAGFDIIIVETVGVGQSETTVHAMVDFFLLLKLYGAGDELQGIKRGIIEMADAIVINKADGDAIKQAKIAQTEFSRALHLYPPKESGWQPKVMMASALENKGIEPVYHLIKTYIQSTKESGFFTKKRNDQNIHWLLATIDQQLKDIFYQDKKNTAFLEREIEKLKNGTSTPFLSAKKLMALQ; this is encoded by the coding sequence ATGAATAAAAACCGCCCTTCTTCATTATACGAGAAAGATGAGGTTTCCAAATCGAAAACTACCCGTATAGAGGCTGTAAAAAATGTGAAACTTAACAGGGGTAAGCTCCCTGGTATTGACGATTTTGTAAATCGTATTTTAAATGGCGATATTACCTTTCTAAGTAGAGCCATTACATTGGTAGAAAGTACGAATACAAAACATCAGGAAAAAGCTAACCGAATTTTAGAAGGTTGTTTACCTCATGCACATCATGCTGTTAGAATAGGTATTACAGGTGTTCCGGGTGTTGGAAAAAGTACTTTTATTGAATCTTTTGGTAAGTATTTAACAGGTATCGGAAAAAAAGTAGCCGTACTGGCTGTAGATCCAAGCAGCTCTATTAGTAAGGGAAGTATTTTAGGTGATAAAACACGTATGGAAACATTAGTTATCGATAAAAATGCGTTTATCAGACCCTCTCCTTCCGGAATTTCTTTGGGGGGTGTAGCTCAAAAAACAAAAGAAAGCATAATTCTTTGTGAAGCTGCCGGGTTTGATATCATTATTGTAGAAACCGTAGGGGTTGGCCAAAGTGAAACTACGGTACATGCCATGGTTGATTTCTTTTTATTATTAAAATTATATGGTGCAGGTGATGAATTGCAAGGAATAAAACGCGGGATCATTGAAATGGCAGATGCTATCGTCATTAACAAGGCAGATGGAGATGCTATAAAACAAGCTAAAATTGCACAAACTGAATTTAGCAGGGCGCTGCATTTATACCCTCCCAAAGAAAGTGGCTGGCAACCCAAAGTGATGATGGCCAGCGCACTTGAAAATAAAGGGATAGAACCCGTTTATCATCTTATAAAAACATATATACAATCAACGAAAGAATCCGGTTTCTTTACAAAAAAAAGAAATGACCAGAATATTCATTGGTTATTAGCTACTATTGATCAGCAGTTGAAAGATATTTTTTATCAAGATAAAAAAAACACAGCATTTTTGGAAAGGGAAATAGAAAAATTAAAAAACGGAACTTCTACTCCGTTTTTATCTGCTAAAAAACTGATGGCTTTACAATGA
- a CDS encoding phosphatase PAP2 family protein translates to MENFLQKDKEFLVFLNNIGSEQWDSFWLFITNQFNWIPLFIFIFYLVIKKFGWKKGSIVMLTLIVLVTFSDQFTNLIKDTIQRLRPNNDPAISNSLRKLIHPQGYSFISGHATTSTFFIMYIVLLLRKTYAYIWLLFLFPLIFAYSRLYLGVHFPVDIVCGIFMGIILGNLYYLLIKKIAAKKLFID, encoded by the coding sequence CTGGAAAACTTTTTACAAAAGGATAAAGAATTTCTAGTGTTCTTAAATAATATCGGAAGTGAACAATGGGATTCTTTTTGGCTGTTTATAACCAATCAATTTAACTGGATTCCATTATTCATTTTCATATTTTACCTGGTGATTAAAAAATTTGGCTGGAAAAAGGGAAGCATTGTTATGTTAACATTAATCGTTTTGGTTACTTTTTCGGATCAGTTTACAAATTTAATTAAAGACACCATACAGAGGTTAAGACCCAATAATGACCCTGCTATCAGTAATTCGTTAAGAAAATTAATTCACCCTCAGGGCTACAGTTTTATTTCCGGGCATGCCACTACGTCTACTTTTTTTATAATGTATATTGTATTACTTTTGAGAAAGACATACGCCTATATTTGGCTGTTATTTTTATTTCCTTTAATATTTGCGTATAGCAGATTATATTTAGGAGTTCATTTTCCCGTTGATATAGTATGTGGAATTTTTATGGGGATCATTTTAGGGAATTTGTATTATCTGCTGATCAAAAAAATAGCCGCCAAAAAGTTGTTTATTGATTAG
- a CDS encoding sigma-70 family RNA polymerase sigma factor: MSTVKLLHQPVIDKCKKNDAKAQMQLYKLYADAMFGVAKRYVKDHFIAEDVMQDAFIKAFKNMKNYKGEVAFGAWLKKIVIHQSIDELKKKKSEIVAINHEVQDLTEEDTSWQVTEKTSVNEVIHCIHQLKEKYRVVLSLYLLEGYDHKEISEILGITEVTSRTHLLRGKKIVKENLKSIRYAEGY; the protein is encoded by the coding sequence ATGAGTACTGTTAAATTATTACATCAACCCGTCATTGATAAATGTAAAAAGAATGATGCAAAGGCACAGATGCAGTTGTATAAGTTATATGCAGATGCCATGTTTGGAGTAGCAAAAAGGTATGTTAAAGATCATTTTATAGCTGAGGATGTAATGCAGGATGCTTTTATTAAAGCATTTAAAAATATGAAGAACTATAAAGGAGAAGTTGCATTTGGTGCCTGGTTGAAAAAAATAGTGATCCATCAAAGTATAGATGAATTAAAAAAGAAAAAGTCAGAAATAGTTGCTATCAACCATGAAGTGCAGGATTTGACAGAGGAAGATACTTCCTGGCAGGTGACGGAAAAAACTTCGGTTAATGAAGTAATTCATTGTATTCATCAACTAAAAGAAAAATATAGAGTTGTACTATCATTATATCTGTTGGAAGGATATGACCACAAAGAAATTTCCGAAATACTGGGAATTACAGAGGTTACTTCAAGAACCCACCTCTTAAGAGGCAAGAAAATAGTAAAAGAAAATTTAAAATCGATACGTTATGCAGAAGGATATTAG